The following is a genomic window from Candidatus Binatus sp..
TAGAAAGAATAACGATCGCGGCAAGCCGCTCGATATTTCCCCTGCTTTGCTTCCACGCGGCCGATATTCCCGCATACTTCCGGATGGCGATCGCCGGAAAAACGAAGGCGAGCCGGACGAATCCGATCGCAAATAGAATAAGTCCTGCGACCAGAAGCACTCCCGCCGCCGTAATGACCTGGTGGTCAAAGTTTCGCTGGCCGTAGCGCAAGAGCGCGGCTGACGGACCAACGAGGATCGCGAGCGAGATCATCATCACGGCGGTCGCCAGCAGGTATAACCATTGAGTTCGCGAGTAGGCGAATGGAGGATCGGTTGCGATCGCCGGGCGGCCATAGATCGCGAGCTTCGACCAGGTTACGGAAAACGGCGTGAACAGAACAAAATGCGCAACCATCAGGACGCCCGTCGCATATCTTGAGGCATCCTCGCGCGCCAGCAGAAAGCTGATCGCTCTTGCGGCAAGAGTCAGCAGAAACGGTATCCCGCCATACTTTACGAGTTCCGGCAGATACTTGAACGGCAACCCCAATGACTCCGCCACGATCGGGAAGATGGGCAGTTCGATCACCGTGAATCGCCGCTGACTGTTTGTTTGCCTGTTCGTTGTTCGCCACCGCAAGACCGATCAATTCGATCGTGCACGAGTCTGCCAATGGGATCGCGAGCTGGCAAGTGAACCCTTACTCGGGCGAGGCAATTTAGAAAAAAGAGCCGGGGTCCCTCGGCTTCGCTCGGGATGACAGGAAAACTCGGGACGACGCAGGGAGGATGCCTGCGCGGTCTGAGGAAAGCGCGATTGTGTCGATTCGCGTCAGTAGGTGGTGCTAAGGGCAACAGCTTCGATCTGAGCGAATGAGAACTTAGATTAATAATTCTAATAACTTTGCGAATGGTTTCGCGAAGTCATGCAGATTTTCTCTTTGTTACGAGAGATGCAATCGAACCGGCACGTCTGTTGCACTAATGCCGGGATAGAAATTTAACTCCGACGCCGTGCATCAATATGCAAGACCTCGGAAGACGGGTGGGTCGCCGAATGCGTTCGTTGATTTCGGTTGCGCTAGTAGTACTGCTACTCGCAGCGCCGGCTTGGGCGCGGGGAGAGCGGCCGGTCAAGGGCTCTGAAGCGCCAGCGACGTCGCCCGAGACTGCGGCGGTCGAGCCCGGCATACTCTATCCTCCGCTGCCCACCGATCTGACGCCGCCGACCTACGACTATGCGGCGCCCGAGACGTGCGCCGGGTGCCATTTTATACTTGGCCTCGACCACACTTCGCGCGTATTGGGCGTCTGGTATGAGAGCGCCGCCCTTGTCAACGCTTCGTGTACCGCCGGTCCTACGACTACGACCCCTGGCTCTCCATATGCGTGCTGTGAAGGGAAAGGGACAGGCACTTGCGCGAGCATGTGGCAATTGACGGGCAGCGGATGGCTCGCCTCGCGGCACGCGCAGTCCGATCATGGCTCGACCGAGAACGGGTTTTGCGCAAAGTGTCATTCGCCCCTTCAAGCTTCCGCGAGTGCAGCCTTCAACAATGGAGTCGTCAATGCCGGCCCTATTCCGCAGCAGAGATTCCAAGCCGTAACCTGTGCAACGTGTCATCCTCCGGACAACATCACCGCGCAGATCGGCGCGCTGAATCCGGATGCTATAGACGGCGGGGCGATCGCAATCTATCTCTGGAAGGGCGTCAACAATCCCGCCTCCTATCAGACTCTGAGCACCGGAGTGAACGCCGACGGCACTTCGACGGAAGACCTGCTCTGCCTCAACTGCCATGAGCAGCGTCACAACTTCGCCGAGGGCAAGGGCACACCCATGTATGATATGATGGTGACCACGCACAATCATCTGATCCCTGGCGGTGGTCCTGTCCGATGCATCGATTGCCACATGTCGACCTATCAGTCCATCGGCGGCGGTACCACCGGCCTACCGGTGCTCGAGGAAAGGTTTCACGACTGGAACGTTGGCGCGGACCTTCCTTATTCCTGCGGCGCGATAGGATCAGTGTCGAACTGTCATAACAGCTCATATAGCAAGTTCACTGTAACCGACGCGCAGAACCTCATCCCGTACATTAAAGAGCAGCACATCGATTGGTGGTCCCTGCCGCCGTTCAATGGGGTGGCACAGGCCGCAGTGCCGGCGCACGGGGCGCTCGTGGAGTTCAAGGTACTAGAGCGAGAGATATCGAAAATTGACGCTATGTGAGCGCAGCAGGAAGATGATGAATATCAACGCCGCCACCTCGAGGCGACTATCGCAGCTACGTCCGGAGGCTTTTGCTGGTCCGGTCCGGCTGCACGGGCGCCTGCAAATCGAGAGACTGGCTCGAATCGCTGCGATCCTCTGTGCGTTGATCCTCGCGTGGAATGCTCAGGGTTCATGCGCCGGTCCCCTCCCCGTGAACCTGGACCGCCCCGACTATAATTACGCCAGCGTTACCTGTATGTCCTGCCACTTTGCCGATCAAGTAGAGCACCAGTCGCGCGCCGCCGGTGTTTCGTATGGCAACGCTGCGTGTTTGAGTAGTGGATTTCCATCTGCGTGCTGTACAGGGGCCGGGACAGGCACTTGCGCGGCGGACCAGTGGAATCGAACGGGCCATGGTTGGTGGGATTCGCGGCACGCCCAGTCACAGAACGGCTGGTCAAGTACGGTGATCAATTACGGCTGGACACAAGCCCCCGGGCCATACGGCGAGAACGACAATACTTTCTGCGCATCCTGCCACTCGCCGCTCCAGGCCAGCACAACCGTGCCAGGAATGTTCGCCCTCGGCGCCGTGACCAACCCGGTCACAGTTTCGAGCTTTACAGGCGTGTGGTGCAGCTCGTGCCATCCGAGCAGCAGCCTCGGCACAGCGATCCTGGCGAAATATCCCACTGCGGAATCGGGTGGCGTAACGGCTACGCTCACCCGCGGCGCGAATCCGGCACTAGCAGCCTCGTGGATGCCGATACTTCCGGGTTTCGCCCCCGATGGCATTAAGTATGAAAGCCATTTCTGCCTGACCTGTCACGAACAGGATCCGCATAATGCGGCGTCGAATGGGGTCTTTCAGGCGATGTACGCTGCCGGTGTGTCGTGTATCGATTGTCACATGGCCCCTTTTAATCTTTATGCCGGCAGCGCCAGCCATCCGATAAGTCCGCCGCTCGTGGAGCGGTTCCATGACTGGAAGGTCGCCGAAAACTTACCGTACTCGTGCGGCGCACAGGGTTCCCTAAGTCAATACACCTGCCATACGAACTTCACCGCCGCCTCCGCTCTGGCTTTTATCCCTTTCATGACTTTTCAACACAGCGATTGGTGGGGCCTGCCGCCGTTTTCGACCCAGATGGCCGCGGTATCAGCACATGAACTGAACGCGAGTTCCGACCAGCTCGCGCTGTGGCGCGAGATACAGGCCGTTTACGGGCGACCGCGCCTCACAGAAGCCAGCTATAAGACAGGGACGCGGCCGAAGACCGCAGTCGCAACGCGATGATGATGACTAAAACGTCGAAGCGAAGTAAGCGCAATCTGCCAGCTGCCATGTGGGCCTTGTCGCTTCTGTTCGTTGGGCTCCTTGCGGTGCTGCCTGCAGCGGGCGAGCAAGCTGACTCGAGCAGCCCAGCGCGCCGAGGCATGCTGCTTGCGGGAGGCTTTGATCAGTTCAACGGTCCGACGGCCACCGCGGAGTTTTACAGCTTTAAGACTAAAACCTTCTCCTGCAAGTTTTTAGGAGGAGTAAATTCTGCTACCGGAGCGTGCAACAACACCCTAGCGCAGGCCCGTTTCTACGCGTCGGTGGCGCCGCTACCGGGCGGCGGGGCGCTGATTGCAGGCGGCAACGGCGTCGGCACGACATGCCTCAACTCGGCGGAGATTTACAATTCGTCAACCGGTAAGTTTACCGCGACCGGTAGCATGACTGACGCCCATTGTTTCGCGCACACCACCACCGTGCTGCAGAATGGCGAGGTTCTAATCACCGGCGGAGAAGACGAAACAGGAAACCTGGTCAATACCGCGGATATGTACAATCCGTCGAGCGGCAAATTCGATTGCTCAGGGCTGGGAGGAGCCGATCCGACTACCGGCTACTGCCAAAGCACGCTGACCGATGCCCGCTTCCACGACACCGCAACGCTGTTAGAGGATGGCCGCGTGCTGATCGCGGGCGGCTTCGATGGTTCGATCGTCAATACGGCGGAGCTTTTCGACCCCGGCACGGGAACCTTCACTGCGACCAGCGGGACGATGACCGACAGCCGCGAAAACCACACCGCCGCCCTGATGGTAACCGGACCTCGGGCAGGCGACGTGCTCATCGCCGGCGGCCTCGACGCTGACGGCAACGTGCTGCAAACTGCCGAGCTCTACAGTCCGACGGCCGGCAATTTTACCGCAACCACCAGCATGACCCATGCCCGCTATCTGCATACCGCGACCCAGCTTGATCCCACTTATGTCAAAGGTCGCGGTCGCCACGCCGGAAACATCCTCATCACCGGCGGCGAAGATGGAACCGGAACCGTGCTGGCGACCGCCGAGATGTACGATCCTGTTGCCTTAACCTTCACGCAGGTTGGCGCCATGACCACTGCTCGCGCGCTCCATACGGCCGTGCTGATTACCTCGGGACCCAAGAAGGGCCTTGTCCTGATCGCCGGCGGGATCGACAACAACGGCAAGACGCTCAACACGGCTGAGCTGTTCAATCCCAAAACCGGCAAGTTCACCGCAATCGGGAGCATGCAAGTGGGGCGCTCGTCGCAGGATGGTACGGCGTTACCGTAGGGCGACGAGGCGTCGATGGCCGATTGCTCACAATGCGAGACACCGTTCCCCACGGGCGCGAAGTTCTGCGCTGCGTGCGGCAATCGCGTCGATGCGGCTGGCGCGGACAAATTCTGGCGGCCAAGCGACAGCCGGCCTCGCCGCAGTGGGTTCTCAGCTTCATGGATTGCCGCAGTCAGTGGTGCGTTTTTGGTTGGCGCAGCCCTGACATGGTTGCTTATGCCTGCCGGGAAACACGATCGTTCCCAAGTTGCCATGCAGCCAACTATCCAGAAGCGTGCACCGATTTTGAACGCCCAAGCATCTGGTATGCCGCCCGGACATTCGGCGACGTCTTTACCGGCGGGGCACCCGATGGCTCGTGGTCAGGCCCACGCCGCCGGCACGCTTATCGCCAAGGCGGAGAAACAGGCCAAGGCCCGTCCCAAGGACATCGAAGTTTGGAACCGCCTCGGCGACGTGGCCTTTCGCTCCGCGGCGTTCGACCCCGCGAACGATGACACGGCGCGTGAAGCGTTCACTCACGTGCTCGAACTCGACCCCGACAATCTCGACGCCCTGCGCGGGCTCGGAAACGTATCTTTCGATCAACGACGATTCGACAAAGCGATCGCGGCGTACCAGCACTACTTGGGCCGTAAACCGAAAGACGTGCAGGTACTCACCGATCTCGGCACGATGTATTTGGCCCAGCACAACTCCCACGAGGCAATCGCACGCTACGCTGCGGCGCTCTCGCTCGAGCCGGGGTTCTTTCCAGCTCAGTTTAACCTTGCAGTGGCGTACCTGCTGCTCAATGACACCGCCCATGCACGTGAGGCGCTGTCGCGCGCGCGCGCGCTTGCACCTGGAGATGCTGCTCGCACCAGGATCGATCTGCTGTTGGCGCGGATAGATTCAAATGAAATGGCGAAGAGCACTGCTGCCAGCAAGTCGCGATGAAATTTCCCTTACACTTCAGTGTGCCGAGTCAAAAGTGGCAGGTCATTGGCAAGAACGATATTGGCGATGATCAGCTCACGCCATGGACGGCGGCGTCGCCTTAATCAATGTTCCTCGGCAACGAATTTCTCCCCTGAAATCTCTTCTCCGAAAAGATACCGCAAGATACGCGCGAGAGATTTCCTGGAAGCCGCCCCGGCGATCTGAAGATTGCACGACTGTGTCTGACCTGCGCCGCATGCAGGACCACCAGTCCAAGAAGTCGTCGCGGCTGCGCCCGCTGCATTTGAGAGCGACGGAAGAATCTGAGAAATTGTAGCCTGACTCGGGTGAGGTAAATCGGCGAGCTTCATGCAGAGGCTCGCGGCCCGCGTTCTGATATTCTAACAGACGGGGCGGCGCACGAACGCGGTGGTTCGCTTTTCGCTGCACCGCGTGCGCATTTTTTTGCGCAGCTCGCGCATCAGTCAGACCGTGGCCGGGCCGTCCGGATCGAGAGGCAAGTTTTTTTGAACTTCGTATTTTTTCGCGCGCCTAAGAAGCCGGCAGCCTCTTTCGCGCATATCGACGAGCCGATCCGTGCGGAACTGTTCAGCGTCGAGCGCCTGGAACAGCATGGCGAGACGCTGGCGGTTGCGCAGCGCGTCACCGACTACCCGGGCCGCGGACGGCCGATGGCGGCGCGGGTGCGCGACAACGGGCGAGTGTTGCTCGCGGCGTATCGCGGCATCGCAAGCGCAATCCGCGAGGAACGCGCGATCACGCCGGCCGCGGAGTGGCTGGTCGATAACTTTCATGTCGTCGAAGAGCAGATTCGCGAAATTCGCGATGATCTGCCGCGCGGATTCTACCGACAACTGCCCAAGCTCGCCGATGGCCCGCTGGAAGGGTATCCGCGCGTTTTCGGGATCGCGTGGGCCTACGTCGCGCATACCGACAGCCACTTCGATCCGCAGACGCTCGCCAAGTTCGTGCAGGCTTACCAGCACGTGCAGCCGCTGACGATCGGCGAGCTATGGGCGGTCGCGATTACGCTTCGAATCGTGCTCGTCGAAAACCTGCGGCGCTTGGCTGAACAGATGGGCCACAGCCGTGCGCAACGCCGGCATGCCGACCTGCTGGCGAACAGGCTGCTGGCATCGAACGGCCGCGACGCGGAGCCTGCCGAGGCAGTGCTCAAGGATTTGGACAAGTCGCCGCTGTCGGCGCCCTTCGCGGTGGAGATGGTTCAGCGCCTGCGCGATCAGGATCCCAAGGTGACGCCAGCGCTGCGGTGGCTGGACCAGCGGCTGCTGGCGCAGGGAACCACGGCAGACGAGATCGTCCGTCAAGTGCACCAAGGGCAGGGCGCGATGAACGTTACCGTCCGCAACGTCATCACGAGCATGCGCCTGATGTCCGCGGTCGACTGGGCGGATTTCTTCGAGAGTGTGAGCGCGGTCGATGCGGTGCTGCGCGCGGCCAGCGACTTTGCCGCGATGGACTTTGCCACGCGCGATCGTTATCGGCACGCGATCGAGGAACTTGCACGAGGTTCGAGGCACAGCGAAATCGAGGTTGCTCAAAGCGCGATTGATTCTGCGCGGGGTGCAGCGTCCGAAGTGCCAAACGGCGACGGCGCGAGGGCGCGTCGCGAGCACCATCCGGGCTACTACCTGATTTCAGAGGGGCGTCACTCTCTGGAAGCGCAACTGGGATTTCGCGCTCCGGTCCGTGACTGGATAGCTCGCGCCAACGCGGCCGCCGGAATCGCGGGCTATCTGGGCACGATCGCGGTGGTCACCGCGATCATCGTCGCGGGCGCCATGCTTGCGATAGAGGACGCGCAAATCAGTGGATGGACCCGGTTCATTCTCGCGATGCTCGCGATAATCCCCGCAACCGATGCGGCGGTCGTGATCGTCAATCGGGCAGTCACGACTTTCATCGGTCCCGCTATCATTCCCGCCCTTGAGCTTCATGATGGCGTGCCGCCGAGCCTGCGCACGATGGTCGTGATGCCGACTTTGTTGACCACGCGCGACGAGCTCGACGAGCAGATCGAGCGGCTTGAGGTTCATTACCTGGCGAGTTCGGACGGCGAGCTGTACCTCGCGATCCTCTCGGACTGGACCGACTCCGCGACCGAAACCGCGCCCGGCGACGACGACCTGCTCGGCGCAGCCACGGCAGGGATAGCGCGACTGAACCAACGTCACGGACAGGGGCCGGGCGGCAAGCGATTTCTATTGCTCCATCGCCGGCGCATCTGGGACGAAGCCGAAGGCGTGTGGATGGGCTGGGAGCGCAAGCGCGGCAAGCTGCACGAGCTGAATCGGCTGCTGCGCGGCGCGACGGATACGACGTTCATCGCGCCGGACGGACATCCACCGGCGGTTCCCGACGGCGTGCGCTACGTGATCACGCTCGACGCCGACACGCGAATCCCGCGCGGGGCCGCCAAGCGGATGGTCGGCAAAATGGCGCATCCGCTGAACGCTCCACGATTCGACAAGCAATGCGGCCGGGTGGTCGAAGGTCACGGGGTTCTGCAGCCGCGAATCACGGCTTCATTGCCGACCCGCCGCGAGGGATCGATTTTCCAGCGCGTCTTCTCCAGCACCAGGGGCATGGATCCGTACGCGTTCGCAGTTTCCGACGTTTACCAGGATCTTCTGGATGAGGGCTCTTACAGCGGCAAGGGGATTTACGATGTGGACATGTTCGAAGCGGCGCTGGCGGGGCGCGTCCCGGACAATGCGCTTCTGAGCCACGATCTTTTCGAGGGAACTTTCGCGCGCTCGGGATTGGTGTCTGACATCGAACTGGTCGAGGAGTTTCCATCGCGCTACGACGTTGCCGCCGCCCGACAGCATCGATGGGCCCGCGGCGACTGGCAATTGATCCCGTGGATTCTCGGCCATGGTTCCAGCACCGGCACGGCAACGACGGTCCCACGCGACGGCCGGTCATCGATTCCGCCGCTCGGGCGCTGGAAAATGATCGACAATCTGCGCCGCACGCTGTCGGCGCCGACGGCGTTGCTGGCGTTGCTGGCGGGATGGCGGCTGCCCGAAGCCGGCGCTGCGATTTGGACCGGGTTCATTGTCGCGACGATCGCGACTGCGCCGATGCTCCCGTTCCTGACCGGAATCATCCCGCGGCGGCGCGACATCTCCAAGCGCAGCCATATCCGCGCGGTCGTCACTGATCTGATAGTCGGGCTCTCGCAGCTCGCGATGATGCTGACCTTGCTCGCGCATCAGGCGTGGCTGATGAGCGACGCAATATCGCGAACGCTCTACCGTTTGTACGTGAGTCATCGGTTGATGCTCGAGTGGACGACCGCGGCGCAGGCCAAGCGGACCAGTCGTCTCGACGTTCGCGGCTTCTACGGCATGATGGCCGGCGCCGCGGTGCTCGGCGCGGCGGCGGCAATCTTCGTCGCATGGGCGGGTCACGGCGGCGCAATGATCGCGGCTCCCTTCGTGATCCTGTGGATGCTGTCGCCGGCCGTCGCGCGATGGGCGAGTCTTCCGCCGCGAATCGAGGGCACGAAGCCGCTCTCACTCGCCGACACAAGGGAGCTTCGACTGAGCGCGCGGCGCACCTGGCGTTTTTTCGAGAAGTTCGTGACCGCGGAAGACAACATGCTGCCGCCCGACAATTTTCAGGAAGACCCCAAGCCCGTGCTGGCTCATCGGACTTCGCCCACCAACCTTGGACTGTATCTGCTCTCGGTCGTCGCGGCTCACGATTTCGGCTGGATGGGAACGCATGAAACCGCTGAGCGGCTGGGCGCGACACTCGACACGATGAAGCGCCTGGAGCAGTTCCGCGGGCATTTCTTCAACTGGTATGCCACCCGCGACCTGCGGCCGCTGGACCCCAGATACGTATCGTCGGTGGACAGCGGCAATCTCGCGGGGCATCTGATCGCGCTGGGCAACGCATGCCGCGAGATGATCGCGCGGCCGGTTGTGGACCGGCAATGGCTCAAGGGAATCGAAGACTCGATCGCGCTCGTTCGCGAGGCGCTTGGCCCGCTGGCCGCCGACCGGCGAAGCAACACTGTCACTCCAAAGCAGCTGGAGGAAGCGCTCGACGCCATAGCGCCGTTGATCCAGTCGGATCCGCAAACCGTGGTGGAACTCGCCGCGTGGTTGGCGGAACTTGAGATTCAGAGCGATTCGATCAGTGACATTGCGCGCGCGTTGACGCTGGAGCGCGCCGACTCCGCCGCCGACGACGTGCTCGCATGGGCTGAAGCGCTCCGAGCATGCATCCGCAGTCATCGACGCGACATCGAATTGCTGAAGCCGTGGTCAACTCGCGGTGCTCGCGACGCGACTTTCGACGATCCCGCAACCCAGCTCGATTCGATGCCGACTTTGGGCGATCTGCCGGACCTCTATGATGAGGCGATCGGCTGCCTGAAGCGCCGCAACGACGAGCGCCCGGCTGATGATGCCACTGCCGGCGCGATTGCCGCGGCGCCCGGATCAATCGACTCGACAGTCGATGCGCTTGCGCGCGCCCGCGATGCGGCCAAATCGCTCGAGCGGCGGCTGACCGGGCTCGCCGCAACCGCGGGCAAGATGTTCGACGCGATGAAGTTCGACTTCCTGTTCGATCCCGCGCGCCAACTGCTGTCGATTGGCTACCGGGTCACGGACGGGAGCCTCGATTCCAACTGCTACGACTTGCTTGCTTCCGAGGCGCGGCTGGCGAGTTTTGTCGCAATCGCAAAGGGGGAAGTACCGGTCAAGCACTGGTTTCGCCTGGGGCGCGCCATGACACCGGTCGATCGCGGCTCGGCGCTGATTTCATGGTCGGGATCGATGTTCGAGTACCTGATGCCGTCGCTGGTGATGCGCGCGCCGGCCGGGAGCCTGCTCGAGCAAACCAATCGGCTGGTTGTTCGCCGGCAGATGAAGTACGGCGCCGAGCTCGGGATGCCGTGGGGCGTCTCGGAATCCGCGTACAACGCGCGCGACCTCGAGCTCACCTATCAGTACTCGAACTTCGGGGTGCCCGGACTCGGGCTGAAGCGGGGACTTAACGAGAACGCGGTGATAGCACCCTACGCCACGGCGCTGGCGGCGATGGTGGATCCGGAAGCCGCCGCGCAGAATTTCTCGCGGCTGTTAATCGCCGGCGGGCTTGGGCATTTCGGCTGGTACGAGGCGCTGGACTACACCCCGTCGCGCGTTCCCGAAGGTGAGAGCGTCGCCATCGTGCGTGCCTACATGGCGCATCATCAGGGCATGACGCTGGTGGCGCTTGCCGACGCGCTGAACACTGGCGCGATGCGCAGGCGGTTTCACGCCGAACCCATGATCCAGGCGACTGAGCTGCTGCTGCAGGAGCGAACGCCGCGCGACGTCGCGGTGGCGCGCCCGCGTGCCGAAGAGGTCAAGGCGGAAGCCAACGTCCGCGAGAGCACTCCGCCGACGATTCGCCGGTTCCATTCGCCGCACGATCTGATCCCGCGCACGCATCTGTTATCCAACGGCAGGTACACCGTGATGATCACCGCGGCCGGCTCGGGCTTCAGCCGCTGGCGCGACATGGCGGTGACGCGATGGCATGAGGATGTGACCCGCGATTCGTGGGGGACCTATGCCTTCATTCGCGACGTGAACAGCGGCAAGGTCTGGTCGGCGGGCTTTCAACCGGCCGGGGTCGAGCCGGACAGCTACGAAGTCGAGTTCTCCGAGGATCGGGCGGAAATCGTGCGCCGCGACGGCAGCATGACGACCACGCTCGAAGTCGCAGTGTCGCCCGAAGATGACTCCGAAGTTCGGCGCGTGTCGATTTCGAATCTCGGCAATCGCGTCCGCGAGGTTGAGCTGACCTCGTACGCCGAAATCGTGCTGGCGCCCGAGGCGTCGGACACTGCGCATCCGGCCTTCTCCAAGATGTTCGTGCAGACGGAGTTCGACGCCCAGGTCGGCGCGCTGCTGGCGACGCGGCGACTCCGCTCGCCCACCGACGCGCCGGTCTGGGCGGCACATCTGGCGGTGGCCGAAGGAGAGTCCGTAGGCAAGATTCAGTTCGAGACCGATCGCGCGCGGTTTCTTGGGCGCGGGCGGGATATCCGCGATGCAATTTCGGTGATCGACGGGCGTCCGCTCTCGGATACGGTGGGCACCGTTCTCGATCCGATCTTCAGCGTTCGCCGGCGGCTGCGAATACCGGCAGGAGCTACGGCGCGCGTCGCATTCTGGACCATCGTCGCGCCGACCCGGGC
Proteins encoded in this region:
- a CDS encoding tetratricopeptide repeat protein yields the protein MADCSQCETPFPTGAKFCAACGNRVDAAGADKFWRPSDSRPRRSGFSASWIAAVSGAFLVGAALTWLLMPAGKHDRSQVAMQPTIQKRAPILNAQASGMPPGHSATSLPAGHPMARGQAHAAGTLIAKAEKQAKARPKDIEVWNRLGDVAFRSAAFDPANDDTAREAFTHVLELDPDNLDALRGLGNVSFDQRRFDKAIAAYQHYLGRKPKDVQVLTDLGTMYLAQHNSHEAIARYAAALSLEPGFFPAQFNLAVAYLLLNDTAHAREALSRARALAPGDAARTRIDLLLARIDSNEMAKSTAASKSR
- a CDS encoding Kelch repeat-containing protein, with amino-acid sequence MMMTKTSKRSKRNLPAAMWALSLLFVGLLAVLPAAGEQADSSSPARRGMLLAGGFDQFNGPTATAEFYSFKTKTFSCKFLGGVNSATGACNNTLAQARFYASVAPLPGGGALIAGGNGVGTTCLNSAEIYNSSTGKFTATGSMTDAHCFAHTTTVLQNGEVLITGGEDETGNLVNTADMYNPSSGKFDCSGLGGADPTTGYCQSTLTDARFHDTATLLEDGRVLIAGGFDGSIVNTAELFDPGTGTFTATSGTMTDSRENHTAALMVTGPRAGDVLIAGGLDADGNVLQTAELYSPTAGNFTATTSMTHARYLHTATQLDPTYVKGRGRHAGNILITGGEDGTGTVLATAEMYDPVALTFTQVGAMTTARALHTAVLITSGPKKGLVLIAGGIDNNGKTLNTAELFNPKTGKFTAIGSMQVGRSSQDGTALP
- a CDS encoding NapC/NirT family cytochrome c, translated to MWQLTGSGWLASRHAQSDHGSTENGFCAKCHSPLQASASAAFNNGVVNAGPIPQQRFQAVTCATCHPPDNITAQIGALNPDAIDGGAIAIYLWKGVNNPASYQTLSTGVNADGTSTEDLLCLNCHEQRHNFAEGKGTPMYDMMVTTHNHLIPGGGPVRCIDCHMSTYQSIGGGTTGLPVLEERFHDWNVGADLPYSCGAIGSVSNCHNSSYSKFTVTDAQNLIPYIKEQHIDWWSLPPFNGVAQAAVPAHGALVEFKVLEREISKIDAM